A region of the Dickeya chrysanthemi NCPPB 402 genome:
GGTATCGGCCCGGGAAAAACGCTCGAAAATATGCGGCAGGAATGCCGCGCTGACGCCGGGGCCGTAGTCACGAAAGCGAATCAGCCAGTGATCCTGCCGCCGTACTACCTCGATTCGCTGCGTCTTGCCCTCCTGCGCATAACGCAAGGCATTATCCATCAGGATGGTAAACACCTGCCCGAGCCGGATCGGATCCGCCAGACAATCCCCTTCTTCATCGGCGTGCAGCGTTATGCTGAAATCGACCGCCTCCGCATTCGGCTTCAGCCAGGCGATACGGTCACGCAGCAGTTCCACCGGGTTCATCCGGGTCTTGTCGATAGCCAGTTGACCGGCGCTGGCCATCGACAGCAAATGCAGATCCTCAATCAGCCGATTCAGGTTGAGCATCTGGTTCATCACCATCTGTAACTGCCGGGTATCCGGCGGGAAAACGCCATCCAGCATCCCTTGCAATCGCCCCATCGCCGCCGTCAACGGCGATCGCAACTCATGCGCCATCGCCACATGCGAGGCATGTAATTCACGCTCGTAACGTTCCAGTTGCGCGGTCATGGCATTGAAGTTTTGGGTCAGCAAGGTCAGCTCAGCCGGCGCGCCCGGTACGGTACGCGCTCGGGTGGCGAACTGCCCGCGGGCCACCGCACGGGCCGACATCGCCAGTTGGCTAAACTGTACCGACAACGGCCGGGCTGCCCACAACCCCAACATCACAATCAACGGGATAGCGACCAGCACCAACATCCCAAGGATCAGCCAGTCTTCGGAGGCAATAGAGAGGTCGAAGAGTTTGGGGCCGTACCAGGTCTCCAGAATGTGGTAGTAGCGGGCACGGTTCAGCTCAGGATTAGCGCGTAATACTTCGAATTCGTTACGCACGGCTTCCGGCATGTTGTGAACCACCCACAGACTCCAGACAATAAAGCGCAGCCACATGCAGGTGGCGATCAGCACGACCGTACCAATCGCCAGCGACAGAATGCGAATACACAGCCAGCGCCACAGCGAGAGAGGAGGCATATTTTTCATGGTTGACGAAACCTGTAGCCCACCGCGCGTACCGTCAGCAGCACACCGCCGATACCGACCGCTTCAAGTTTTTTGCGCAGGTTATAGATGTGAGTATCCACCACCCGCTCCAGCGCGTCGCTGTCCGGCAGGCAGGCTTCCAGCAGTTCCTGGCGGGAAAACGCACGGGTCTGGGCGCGCAGCATGGTCGTCAGCAGGCTGAACTCCGTCGGCGTCAGATCCAGCGGCCGGCAGCCCCCTTGCGCATCGGTCACCGCCGCCAGCATGGCATCCTGATCCACCACCAGCGGGCCAAAACTCAGCGGCCTGCCGGGCGTCATCGCGCCGCACGTGCGCCGCAATACCGCCTGTACCCGCGCCACCACTTCGCCGGGATGGTAGGGTTTGGTCACATAATCATCGGCGCCGTAGCGTAAAGCGCCGATTTTATCGGTGTCGTCACCCATGGCGGTCACCATGATCACCGGCACATCGCTTTTACGGCGTAAAGCAGCCAGCACTTCGGTGCCGTTCATGCCCGGCAGCATCACGTCCAACAGAATCAGCTCCGGCTTGGCTCGCAGCGCCATTTCCAGCCCGCTGACGCCGTCACTCGCCAGCAACACCTGAAAATTATCGCGCTTCAGGTAAGCCTCCAGCACGCTGGCGGCATCCGCGTCATCTTCGATTATCAGAATGCGTTTCGGACTCATCATGGCTCTCTTGACAATTTCTTAATAATTTCCCGACCGGGCATTGATGCCGATGTGTATACTCCGGTGTTTCGTACCAGCACGTACGGCTACGCCAGTACAAGGCAACACCTCTTTCCCGCTTTTCTTTCCCGCTTTAAGGAGTTCCGACAGGATGATAGTGCGACACAGACCCTTTTACATAGCGACTCTTTTCTTCGCCGTCAGCAACCTGAGCTGGGCCGACGATACCGCGCCCGGTCAACAAGATGGCGTCACTCTCGGTCTCGCCGCCCACAATGCGCCTCGCTACAGCGGTTCAGACGAACGCGCCTGGGCTATGCTGCCGGTGATTCAGGCGCGTCAGGGCGCCTTCTTTTTCGATACCGCCAAAGGCGCCGGCTATGACTTGCAGTTCGGCCAGTTTTATCTTGAGCACACGCTGGGCTACGCGCCCGGACGTACCGATAAGAAATCCTCTTTCCGGGCAGGCTCCGACAAGTTACGCGGTATGGGTAACATCGACGGCGTGCTGAACACCGCCGTAGCGCTCGGCTGGCAATTCACCGACCAACTGTCGGTGGAAGCGAAAGCGATTCTGCCGTTGACCGACAGCCAGGGCGTGCAATACCAGACCTCGCTCACCAGCATTCTGTTCCAGGACAAATCGGATACGCTGGGCGCCCAGGGCACATTGCTGTTCGGCGATGCGCGCTATAACAATCTGTTTTACGGTGTGAATCAGCAGCAGAGCCAGAACTCCGGCTATCGCACTTATCAGGCAGAAAGCGGCCTGTACGGCCAGTCCATCTCGCTGTTCTGGACACACCAGTTTGATCCGCACTGGGCCGCGACGCTCAGCGGTAGCTATACCCACCTGAACGATAAAGCGGCGGATAGCCCGATCGTGTTCCGCGCCAATCAGAGCGAAGGGACTTTTGCCGTGACTTACGCCTTCTAAGCCGGGCCTCGCCCATTACATGGGCGACCACGGTGGACTTGTCGTTATGCAGCGGTATAACCGGGTGGAGGATGCAGTCGTAAGCGCCTCCGCCTGGCGCACCCGGCAATGACGTTTTAAATACCCGACACAATTATTCTGCGGTTCAAATTATCTCGAATAGCGTTTGTCACTGTCGTCTCTCCTTCTTTTTTCTTTGTGTTTAAACAACCAAAATATTCAGCCCACATTAACGAAATATCTAAACAACGCGCTATTCGCACAGAATAGCCATCGGAATAATTAGAAAAAATAATAAAAGCACAAAAAGCTAAACGAACTGACAACAGAATAAGAATAAACGCCGGGAAAATTGAAAACCGAAAACCGGGTGAAATAGAATGGCTATACTGCTCCTGAGCGTAATTCAGACAGCATTCGCTTTTGGCCTTTCGACAATAAATCAGGGTTATCTCGTCATGAAAAGAGTCTTCATCACCGGGGCCACAGGTTTCCTGGGCGGTGCAATTATGGAAAAAGCGCTACAGGACAAGCAGATTGAAAAAATATATATGCTGGTCAGAGCCACCACCAGACAGGATGGACTTAAACGAATTCTCAATAACCTGCGTAAATTTGATATTTCAGAATCACGATTATCTTGTTTAACGGAAGAGAATATTATTATCGGTGATTTAGCCGACCCCGAATCATTTATTCATCACCCGGTGCTGGACGGCATCACTCATGTCATTAACAGTGCGGCAATCGCCTCATTTGGCAATAATCCCTTGATCTGGAAAGTCAATGTAGAAGGCACACTGGCCTTTGCCAAACGCATGAGTCAGGTTACATCGCTGCGAAAATTCATTCAGATCGGCACTGCGATGTCCTGCGTACCGGATCAAGACCAGGTGGTCGAAGAGTGCGGACAACTGGATACGGAAAAATCGCATATCGTCGAATACACCCTGTCCAAAGCCACCATCGAAAACCTGATGCGTGAACACTGCCCGGCCATGCCGTTACTGATTGTGCGCCCGTCGATTATCGTCGGTCATTCGCACCTGGGCTGTAAGCCCTCCAGCAGCATCTACTGGGTATTCGAAATGGCGATGAAACTTCAGCGCTTCATGTGCTCGCTGGATGACAAAATCGACGTCATTCCGGTGGATTTCTGCGCCGAAGCCATCATGATGCTGCTGCATACGGAGCAGGCGGTTAACGATATCTATCATATTTCCGCCGGCGAAGCCTCCAGCGTCAGCTTTAACGAGGTCGATCAGGCAATGGCGCAAGCGGCGGCGCGCCCTCCGATGGGAGCAGACTATCGTCAGGTGAGCTACCACGACCTGATCAAACTGCGCAGCCGCTTTAGCGATCTGTATGGCCCATGCAATGAACGCCTGATGCTGCGTGCGATGCGTCTGTACGGATCGTTCGCTCAGCTCAATGTGAAGTTCAGCAACCGCAAACTGCTGCAACTGGGCATGAAAACCCCGCCGCGCTTTACCGAATACGTAGGGAAATGTGTGGAAACCACCCGTCAGTTCAGCGTACCGGAACTGATGACGGTCGATTTCAAATAGCCTTGCAGCTCATCCACCCTGCCATCGC
Encoded here:
- a CDS encoding sensor histidine kinase produces the protein MKNMPPLSLWRWLCIRILSLAIGTVVLIATCMWLRFIVWSLWVVHNMPEAVRNEFEVLRANPELNRARYYHILETWYGPKLFDLSIASEDWLILGMLVLVAIPLIVMLGLWAARPLSVQFSQLAMSARAVARGQFATRARTVPGAPAELTLLTQNFNAMTAQLERYERELHASHVAMAHELRSPLTAAMGRLQGMLDGVFPPDTRQLQMVMNQMLNLNRLIEDLHLLSMASAGQLAIDKTRMNPVELLRDRIAWLKPNAEAVDFSITLHADEEGDCLADPIRLGQVFTILMDNALRYAQEGKTQRIEVVRRQDHWLIRFRDYGPGVSAAFLPHIFERFSRADTSRARHSGGSGLGLSIAQAICEALGGTLTAENHPQGGMCFTLTLPTA
- a CDS encoding response regulator, translating into MSPKRILIIEDDADAASVLEAYLKRDNFQVLLASDGVSGLEMALRAKPELILLDVMLPGMNGTEVLAALRRKSDVPVIMVTAMGDDTDKIGALRYGADDYVTKPYHPGEVVARVQAVLRRTCGAMTPGRPLSFGPLVVDQDAMLAAVTDAQGGCRPLDLTPTEFSLLTTMLRAQTRAFSRQELLEACLPDSDALERVVDTHIYNLRKKLEAVGIGGVLLTVRAVGYRFRQP
- a CDS encoding MipA/OmpV family protein encodes the protein MIVRHRPFYIATLFFAVSNLSWADDTAPGQQDGVTLGLAAHNAPRYSGSDERAWAMLPVIQARQGAFFFDTAKGAGYDLQFGQFYLEHTLGYAPGRTDKKSSFRAGSDKLRGMGNIDGVLNTAVALGWQFTDQLSVEAKAILPLTDSQGVQYQTSLTSILFQDKSDTLGAQGTLLFGDARYNNLFYGVNQQQSQNSGYRTYQAESGLYGQSISLFWTHQFDPHWAATLSGSYTHLNDKAADSPIVFRANQSEGTFAVTYAF
- a CDS encoding SDR family oxidoreductase; this translates as MKRVFITGATGFLGGAIMEKALQDKQIEKIYMLVRATTRQDGLKRILNNLRKFDISESRLSCLTEENIIIGDLADPESFIHHPVLDGITHVINSAAIASFGNNPLIWKVNVEGTLAFAKRMSQVTSLRKFIQIGTAMSCVPDQDQVVEECGQLDTEKSHIVEYTLSKATIENLMREHCPAMPLLIVRPSIIVGHSHLGCKPSSSIYWVFEMAMKLQRFMCSLDDKIDVIPVDFCAEAIMMLLHTEQAVNDIYHISAGEASSVSFNEVDQAMAQAAARPPMGADYRQVSYHDLIKLRSRFSDLYGPCNERLMLRAMRLYGSFAQLNVKFSNRKLLQLGMKTPPRFTEYVGKCVETTRQFSVPELMTVDFK